The Cygnus atratus isolate AKBS03 ecotype Queensland, Australia chromosome 19, CAtr_DNAZoo_HiC_assembly, whole genome shotgun sequence genome includes a window with the following:
- the RABEPK gene encoding rab9 effector protein with kelch motifs isoform X2, translating into MGPPLPPLEPGRRPQPGTWYRLRPRGAGPSGRVGHGCLPVPGGPGRVLLLGGADPDGAFADAHVVELGSLRWAQAGWRGLRPRYEHATFLPARRPPRLWVFGGAHRAGNRSCVQALDPETGTWESPAVAGTPPLPRTFHTSSAAIGDRLYVFGGGDKGAEPVQDQQLHVFDTATCTWSQPDTRGDPPSPRHGHVVVAVGTKLLVHGGLAGDVFYNDLFCIDTREQRWTLLQFDAPLPAGRLDHAMCVVPWRAGGSGGTAAGAAEEEAEGEPAAPAGGEADLLQGSQDEEGRGEDPATQLLFVFGGMDTQGEIFRDCLVTVIE; encoded by the exons atggggccgccgctgccgccgctgGAGCCGGGGCGGCGCCCGCAGCCCGGCACGTG GTACCGGCTGCGGCCGCGCGGTGCGGGGCCCAGCGGGCGCGTGGGCCACGGCTGCCTCCCGGTGCCGGGCGGGCCCGGCCGCGTCCTGCTGCTGGGCGGCGCAGACCCCGACGGCGCCTTCGCGGACGCGCACGTCGTGGAGCTGG GGTCCCTGCGCTGGGCCCAGGCCGGCTggagggggctgcggccgcGCTACGAGCACGCCACCTTcctgcccgcccgccgccccccgcgccTCTGGGTCTTCGGCGGCGCCCACCGGGCCGGGAACAGGAGCTGCGTCCAGGCGCTGGACCCCG AAACAGGAACCTGGGAGAGTCCCGCGGTGGCTGGCACCCCGCCGCTGCCCAGGACGTTCCACACATCCTCGGCAGCTATCGGGGACCGTCTGTACGTCTTCGGAGGGGGAGACAAGGGAGCAGAGCCGGTCCAAGACCAGCAGCTTCACGTGTTCGACACAG CCACCTGTACCTGGTCCCAGCCAGACACCCGCGGTGATCCCCCGTCCCCCCGGCACGGGCACGTCGTGGTTGCAGTCGGGACCAAACTTCTCGTACACGGAGGTTTGGCCGGCGATGTTTTCTACAATGACCTGTTCTGCATCGATACAA GGGAGCAGCGGTGGACGCTCCTGCAGTTCGACGCCCCTCTGCCCGCGGGGAGGCTGGACCACGCCATGTGCGTCGTTCCCTGGCGGGCCGGTGGGAGCGGCGGCACTGCCGCGGGCGCTGCGGAAGAGGAAGCTGAAGGGGAGCCGGCCGCACCAGCTGGTGGCGAGGCCGACCTCCTCCAGGGGAGCCAGGACGAGGAGGGGCGCGGTGAGGACCCAGCGACGCAGCTGCTGTTCGTGTTTGGGGGCATGGACACGCAAGGGGAGATATTCAGGGACTGCCTCGTAACTGTGATCGAGTAG
- the HSPA5 gene encoding endoplasmic reticulum chaperone BiP: MRHLLWALLVLGAARADDEEKKEDVGTVVGIDLGTTYSCVGVFKNGRVEIIANDQGNRITPSYVAFTPEGERLIGDAAKNQLTSNPENTVFDAKRLIGRTWNDPSVQQDIKYLPFKVVEKKAKPHIQVDVGGGQTKTFAPEEISAMVLTKMKETAEAYLGKKVTHAVVTVPAYFNDAQRQATKDAGTIAGLNVMRIINEPTAAAIAYGLDKREGEKNILVFDLGGGTFDVSLLTIDNGVFEVVATNGDTHLGGEDFDQRVMEHFIKLYKKKTGKDVRKDNRAVQKLRREVEKAKRALSSQHQARIEIESFFEGEDFSETLTRAKFEELNMDLFRSTMKPVQKVLEDSDLKKSDIDEIVLVGGSTRIPKIQQLVKEFFNGKEPSRGINPDEAVAYGAAVQAGVLSGDQDTGDLVLLDVCPLTLGIETVGGVMTKLIPRNTVVPTKKSQIFSTASDNQPTVTIKVYEGERPLTKDNHLLGTFDLTGIPPAPRGVPQIEVTFEIDVNGILRVTAEDKGTGNKNKITITNDQNRLTPEEIERMVNDAEKFAEEDKKLKERIDARNELESYAYSLKNQIGDKEKLGGKLSSEDKETIEKAVEEKIEWLESHQDADIEDFKSKKKELEEVVQPIVSKLYGSAGPPPSGEEETAEKDEL; encoded by the exons ATGAGGCACCTCCTGTGGgcgctgctggtgctgggcgcCGCGCGGGCGGACGAcgaggagaagaaagaggacGTGGGCACGGTGGTGGGCATCGACCTCGGCACCACCTACTCCTG CGTGGGCGTTTTCAAGAATGGCCGGGTGGAAATCATTGCGAACGACCAGGGGAACCGCATCACCCCGTCATACGTAGCGTTCACGCCCGAGGGGGAGCGTTTGATCGGGGATGCTGCCAAGAACCAGCTGACGTCCAACCCCGAGAACACCGTGTTCGATGCCAAGCGGCTCATAGGCCGCACCTGGAACGACCCCTCGGTGCAGCAGGACATCAAGTACTTGCCGTTCAAG GTTGTTGAAAAGAAAGCCAAGCCCCATATTCAAGTTGATGTTGGTGGTGGACAGACAAAAACGTTTGCTCCTGAAGAAATTTCTGCTATGGTCCTGACAAAGATGAAGGAAACCGCAGAGGCTTACCTGGGGAAGAAG GTTACTCATGCTGTTGTTACTGTGCCAGCCTACTTCAATGACGCTCAGCGTCAGGCCACAAAGGATGCTGGTACTATTGCTGGGCTGAATGTGATGCGGATCATCAACGAGCC AACAGCTGCTGCTATTGCTTATGGATTGGACAAGAGAGAGGGTGAGAAGAATATCCTCGTGTTTGACTTGGGTGGTGGGACTTTTGATGTCTCCCTCCTCACAATTGACAATGGAGTCTTCGAAGTTGTGGCTACTAATGGAGACACTCACCTGGGTGGAGAAGACTTTGACCAACGTGTTATGGAACACTTCATCAAActctacaaaaagaaaactggaaaagatgTCAGGAAGGATAATAGAGCTGTGCAGAAACTGAGACGGGAAGTGGAGAAAGCAAAGCGAGCCTTGTCATCTCAGCATCAAGCTAGAATTGAAATAGAATCCTTTTTTGAGGGAGAAGACTTCTCTGAGACACTTACTCGAGCCAAGTTTGAAGAACTGAACATG GACCTGTTCCGTTCTACGATGAAGCCTGTCCAGAAAGTTCTGGAAGACTCTGACCTGAAGAAGTCTGATATTGATGAGATCGTTCTTGTCGGTGGCTCTACTCGCATCCCCAAAATACAACAACTCGTTAAAGAGTTCTTTAATGGGAAGGAGCCTTCTCGTGGCATTAATCCAGACGAGGCTGTAGCCTACGGTGCAGCTGTTCAGGCTGGTGTTCTCTCTGGGGACCAAGATACAG GTGACTTGGTACTGCTTGACGTGTGTCCTCTGACACTTGGTATTGAGACCGTTGGAGGTGTGATGACTAAACTGATCCCAAGAAATACTGTTGTTCCCACAAAGAAGTCTCAGATTTTCTCTACAGCTTCTGACAACCAGCCGACTGTGACGATCAAGGTCTATGAAG GTGAGCGTCCCCTCACCAAGGATAATCATCTTCTGGGAACTTTCGATCTGACGGGAATCCCTCCCGCTCCTCGTGGTGTCCCACAGATCGAAGTTACCTTTGAAATAGATGTAAATGGAATCCTCCGTGTCACAGCTGAAGACAAGGGCACTGGGAACAAAAACAAGATCACAATTACAAACGATCAGAATCGGCTAACACCCGAAGAGATTGAGAGGATGGTTAATGATGCTGAGAAGTTtgcagaggaagacaaaaagctTAAGGAACGTATTGATGCCCGCAACGAGCTGGAGAGCTATGCCTATTCTCTGAAGAATCAGATTGGGGACAAAGAGAAGCTGGGTGGCAAGCTGTCATCTGAAGACAAAGAAACGATAGAGAAGGCGGTGGAGGAGAAGATTGAGTGGCTTGAAAGCCACCAAGATGCGGATATCGAAGACTTCAAATCAAAGAAGAAGGAGCTAGAGGAAGTTGTTCAGCCCATTGTTAGCAAGCTCTACGGAAGCGCAGGCCCCCCTCCCTCGGgtgaagaagaaacagcagaaaaggatgAGTTGTAG
- the RABEPK gene encoding rab9 effector protein with kelch motifs isoform X1, giving the protein MGPPLPPLEPGRRPQPGTWYRLRPRGAGPSGRVGHGCLPVPGGPGRVLLLGGADPDGAFADAHVVELGSLRWAQAGWRGLRPRYEHATFLPARRPPRLWVFGGAHRAGNRSCVQALDPETGTWESPAVAGTPPLPRTFHTSSAAIGDRLYVFGGGDKGAEPVQDQQLHVFDTATCTWSQPDTRGDPPSPRHGHVVVAVGTKLLVHGGLAGDVFYNDLFCIDTNDLTWVKIPASGDVPGGRASHASAVFRDHLYIFGGIGPAGTLNTTHKYHIGEQRWTLLQFDAPLPAGRLDHAMCVVPWRAGGSGGTAAGAAEEEAEGEPAAPAGGEADLLQGSQDEEGRGEDPATQLLFVFGGMDTQGEIFRDCLVTVIE; this is encoded by the exons atggggccgccgctgccgccgctgGAGCCGGGGCGGCGCCCGCAGCCCGGCACGTG GTACCGGCTGCGGCCGCGCGGTGCGGGGCCCAGCGGGCGCGTGGGCCACGGCTGCCTCCCGGTGCCGGGCGGGCCCGGCCGCGTCCTGCTGCTGGGCGGCGCAGACCCCGACGGCGCCTTCGCGGACGCGCACGTCGTGGAGCTGG GGTCCCTGCGCTGGGCCCAGGCCGGCTggagggggctgcggccgcGCTACGAGCACGCCACCTTcctgcccgcccgccgccccccgcgccTCTGGGTCTTCGGCGGCGCCCACCGGGCCGGGAACAGGAGCTGCGTCCAGGCGCTGGACCCCG AAACAGGAACCTGGGAGAGTCCCGCGGTGGCTGGCACCCCGCCGCTGCCCAGGACGTTCCACACATCCTCGGCAGCTATCGGGGACCGTCTGTACGTCTTCGGAGGGGGAGACAAGGGAGCAGAGCCGGTCCAAGACCAGCAGCTTCACGTGTTCGACACAG CCACCTGTACCTGGTCCCAGCCAGACACCCGCGGTGATCCCCCGTCCCCCCGGCACGGGCACGTCGTGGTTGCAGTCGGGACCAAACTTCTCGTACACGGAGGTTTGGCCGGCGATGTTTTCTACAATGACCTGTTCTGCATCGATACAA ACGACCTGACGTGGGTTAAGATACCAGCCAGCGGTGACGTCCCGGGAGGACGGGCGTCCCACGCCTCAGCGGTGTTTAGGGACCACCTGTACATCTTCGGGGGGATAGGCCCGGCCGGGACCCTCAACACCACGCACAAGTACCACATCG GGGAGCAGCGGTGGACGCTCCTGCAGTTCGACGCCCCTCTGCCCGCGGGGAGGCTGGACCACGCCATGTGCGTCGTTCCCTGGCGGGCCGGTGGGAGCGGCGGCACTGCCGCGGGCGCTGCGGAAGAGGAAGCTGAAGGGGAGCCGGCCGCACCAGCTGGTGGCGAGGCCGACCTCCTCCAGGGGAGCCAGGACGAGGAGGGGCGCGGTGAGGACCCAGCGACGCAGCTGCTGTTCGTGTTTGGGGGCATGGACACGCAAGGGGAGATATTCAGGGACTGCCTCGTAACTGTGATCGAGTAG